CGAATGGTCACCACTTCATTGGAGTCATGTATTGTATATCTAAGGAATGCTGCCATATTGTTAACCATTCTACTGACAACAAAATCTTCATTCTCTATAGCTACCCAGTTTATGGCATCTAGGGTATTGTAGATGAAATGAGGATTGATCTGAGCTTCAAGTGATTTTATTTCTGCCTCTTTTCCTTTTGACAATGCCATCAGCTCTTTTGCCTTAGCGTTGTTGATTTGTATGACCATATCATTAAACCTATTGGCTATCTCAGAGAATTCATCATTACTCTCAAGCTCTATCTTCACCTTTTCATTCCCTTGATAATAATCGTACATGCCTTTAGTTATGGCCTGAACTTTTTCACCCGTCTTACCGGAATAATAATAGCTTATCAAAAAACTCAATATACCAAGAATAAGTGCAATCAAGACTCCATTTAATCCAAGCTTATTCAAATCTTTGTTTAGATAATTGAGATCTTGTATACTGACTATGGTATAATTTTTCTCTTTTTTATATTTTATATATAACTGCTTAAAAGGTATAAGATCATTCTCTTTGGAAAAGTTTTCCACAGCTTCTTTTATAACAGTTCCATAGTCATATATATTATAACCTATATATTGTTCATGGCTCGTCGCTAATATGAAACCTTTTTCATCAATAATTATGTTGTAACTGCTGTTTTTCACATCAGTATTTTTTATTATATTAACAAATCTCTCAGCATCAACAGCAATAACCAAGTTTCCAACAGAGTCGTTCTGATAATTATTTATATCAACAATGTTTCTGCTTACAAAGAAAAAATGTTTATCTATCTCTTCATTGTAGAAAACATTGGAATATACTTTATTATAATCATTATCAAATCTTCCGCTTCTAAGGAATTTATAGTATTTTTCATCTATGAATATGTTAGTATTGACTACAGAATCTATGGTGGCATCATAGAAATCAGAAAAACAGATTCCATTCACTATCCCTAAACCCAATATATAATCGTAGTTGTATGTAGTATCCTGAAATTTCATATAGCTATCATATAGGCTTTTGTATCTGTCGTTTCTCAGCAATTTAATATAATACATGTCTTTTATGAAAGATTCATCTTCATTATAATCATGAAATATCTTATCTATTTCCTCAAATGTGGCTTTTGTGCTTTCTGAAATTAGTGAAATACTTGAATCTATATTTTTATCCAATCCCTTTCTTATTATTTTCGTACTATAATTAGTAAATATTATTATTAGAACAGTAATAGGTATAATAGATACCAATAAAAGAATAATTAATAATTTTCTTCCTATCCTTAATTTATTAACCATTTCAGATCTTTCTCCTATATTAACTACCAACGATTAGTCCATTTTTAATTCTATAATTTGATGGTCTTTTTTTCTACTGAGATTATATAAGAAATATGATATGCAAAAGGCAAGAAAATTCAAGCAGATGCTGCTTAAATTTTCTCTGGACACTTCTTATTTTAACATCATATTCTATATTTTCAACCTTTCGCTGCTCCTGACATAATAAATCCCTGTGACATATATTTCTGAGATAGGATGTATAATATAACTGCTGGTGTAGCATAAATGACAGAATATGCTGCAAGCTCTCCATATACAACCAATCCATTTTGTCCGAAAAACTGATACAATTTCACTGATACGGGATATTTGCTTACTGTGTTCAACAATATGTAAGGTACCAGAAAGTTACCCCATGCTGTGGTGAATGCTACCATCATAACAACTAATACTCCCGGTAACATCAAGGGAGCAATAACCAATCTGATACTTGTCAGTACATTGGCTCCATCTACCCAAGCCGCCTCTTCAAGTTCAATAGGTACTGAATCCATGAAGTTCTTCATTAACCAGATGGCAAAAGGCAATGCAGAAGCAGTCATGAAAATGATTACACCGAATATGCTGTCATACAGGTTCATGCTAAGGAATAGCTTATAAACTGGAACCATTACAGCTGTTATGGGTAGAGATGTCATAAGTAGAATAGTATACATAAACATCTTCTTATACCTAAGTTCATATCTTGAAAGTGGATAAGCCGCTAATCCAGCGATTAATACGACCAATACAGCTTCTATCGCTGATATTAATAACCCTACTCCAAAAGCTTGCTGATTCAATTTATCCTGTAACACATTTATATAGTTTCCTATAGTCCAATCAGTAGGTATCTTAAAAGCTTGAGTGGCGTTAACATCAAAGGAAGCAAAAATAACCCATAGCAGCGGCAAAGCAAACAGTAGTGCCATTATTGACAATATGATATATGGCAGTTTTCCGTCTTTTATAAATTTTCTCATGTCTTCCCTCCTAATCTTCAACAATCCGTGCATATAGTATACTGAATATTAACCCCAGAACAAGTAATACCATAGATATAGCTGTACCATAACCTAGTTGGAAACTTACGAAAGCCTGTTTATACATGAATATGGGTAGAACTTGAGTTGCAACACCAGGACCACCACCTGTCATAGTATATATCAAACCGAATACGCCAAGTGTAGACAAAGTATTCAACATTGTGTTGGTAGCTATCGTATTCTTTATCTGCGGAATGATTATATAAAATAACCTTTGCCAATAATTCGCTCCATCAACCCTTGCTGCTTCTTCTATATCTCCAGGTACATTATCCAGTGCCGACTGGAAATTAATCATACTGAAAGCCATTCCATGCCAAACGTTAGCAATAATTACTGATAAAAGAGGATATTTGTAAAGCCACTCAACCATTGGAATATTTATTGACTGCAATATGGCATTAAGTGTTCCTGATCTATCAAAAAATGCAAATGAACATAGGGCAACAACTACTTCTGGCATAATCCAACCTGCTAGGAAGAAAGGTCCTATGATCGATCTGAATCTACTGTTTTTCCCTTTCATCATAAGAGCGATGAAAAAGCCTAATATTTGTTGACCAATCAATGAACCCACTAAAAAAATCAAAGTGGTCACAATACTATTTATCATATTCGGATCAGTCATCATCCTAGAATAATTCTCTAATCCAATGAATTGAACATTTCTAGCCCCTTCCCCATTCAGTGCCAAATTGGTGAATGAATAGTATACGGTAAGGAATATGGGAATGAGGAAAAAAAGTATCAACACTAATACAGCAGGTGTAAGTAATACGGATTTCTTTAATTCATCTCCTAGTCCTCTGCTTTCTCTAATCATAAAGATTCTCCTTGTCTCATCATATGTTACTCTCTATTTTCTGACTACATTCTCTTCTCCAACCATTCTAATTACATCGCTTCCATATGTGGCAATTGCATCCTCTGGAGATGTTCCTGTAACGACTGATTCAACCATTGTCTGGATAGCTGTTGAAACCTGTGCATATTTTGCTTCTTTTGGTCTGAAGTATGCACCATCAAGAAGACTTGATGCTTTTGAATAAAATGGTTGATTAGCATATTTTTCGTCTTCAGCTATATCTTTTCTTACTGTAATATTACCTTTTGTACATATTCCATTAAGGTATAGATCATAGCTCATCAAATGTTTCATGAACTGGAATGCAACATCTTTATTGTCAGCATTTTCTGGGATAGCCCATCCCCAACCACCTGACATGGTTATGAAACCAGGTTCTTGTCCTTTTTGTGTTGGCATGGCAGCGAATCCGATCTTATCTTCATATCCAGGCCATGGATTCATTCCGTCTTCATTGAATCTTCCTACAGCCCAGTTTCCATCAAGAGATATAGCTGTTTTTCCTTTTGTGAAATATTCACTATATAATGTGTTTGAAGTCTGACCATTCAATACTAAGCTAAGGTCAGGTCCATAACCTTCTGTAAATATGGTTTTCAGCATGTTAAGTGTATCAAGAATCGCTTGGGACTCTATTATGTATTTACCGTCCTCATCCTGTAATTTCTCTCCTGTTCCATATAGAAGCATTTCATATGTCTGCATTGTTGTTCCTTCTCCTGTAGCAACTCCAGCATTCATCCATATTGGGAATACATCTGGAGATGTTTCTTTAATAGCAGCAAGAGCTTCTAATATATCATTCCAACTGTTAGGTTGCCATGGATAACTGTATCCTGCCTTATCTAGTAATTCTCTATTGTACCAGAGTCCTCTAGTATCAGCTGAATAAGGTATTGCATACACTCTTCCATCAATTGTGTATCCATCTATGATCTTTTCATAGAATTTTCCATCCTGGAAATCAGGAAAATCTTTTACATAATCTGATATGTCTGTGAGATAACCTGCTTCAACATCAGCACTCAATTGGAAAGAATCCTCAGTCAATAGATCGGGAGCAGTTTTTGGTGATTGTAACTGTAATGCGACTTTGGCAAAATAATCTCCTTCACTAGCACTGATTGGAGCTAGGTCCAATTCAACTTGATCTTTCATATCCCAAGTTTCATAAGCATTTTTTATCCATGTGTAGTTGGGTGCTTTTTCTCCTTGTCCATCTTCTCTATATGTGATAGTAATGACTGATTTTTCTTTGGATCCATCATTTTTATCACTGGATACATCCCCTCCTGATTCTGATTTTGAAGAACTATCCAAACTATTTCCTCCACAAGCAGTTAATGATAGAATCATTGTTGAAACAAGTATGAATCTCATAATTCTTCTAAACATAAAAAAACCTCCTAGTCATAATATAATTTTTATATATGAATATTGTAATACCAGAAGTTTTTCTGTCATATTCTAAATTTCTAATAAAGGGGTAAATTTTTAAGAATCCACTAAGAAATATTAAGTCATTGAATAATAACATTTGATTCAAATCAAACGGCAATACCCAAAACTAAAATTTGGGTATTGCCGTTTTTTTGTTAGATATAATATATAGTGATAACATCTACACTAAACTTTATTTACCTTGTCCATATTTATTCTTAGCAAAATCTTTCATCGCTTCAATATTTTCACTAGATAACTGTATAGGTTTCCCTCCTACAGACCTAATTAATTGATAAACTTCTGCTGTAACTTCTAGAACTTTAGCTACTTTGAAAGCAGCTTCCATATTTTCACCTACACAAACAGCTCCATGAGACTGAAGCAAACATGCATTAGCTTCTTTTCCTAATGCTTTAATACATTCATCAGCAAGTTCTTGTGATCCTGGCAATGCATAATTTGCAGTTTTTACTGGGGCTCCTAATGTTTGCGCTGCTTCATCAAGGAATAGAGGAATTTCTTCTCCCATACATGAAAATATTAAAGAATATACTGGATGGGTATGAACAACAGCTTTAACTTCTGGTCTATTTCTATATACACTTAAATGAAGTTCAGTTTCAATTGTGGGTTTTCTTTTTCCTTCAACAATATCACCATTAAGGTTACATACTACAACATCATCAGTAGTACAATCCATATAATCCATTGCACTTGGTGTTAAATACACTAAATTCGTTTTAGGATCTTTAACACTTATATTTCCCCATGTTTCAATTGTAAAACCTCCTTTATACATTTTTTTACCTGATTCAATTATCAATTCTTTATAGTCCATATTTTTTAATCCTTTCTAATATTTTATATTATTTTATTAAGTTCTCTCTTTCCCATAGCTATATAGATATCTATGCCTTTCAGATCTAATATAACAATCAGATATCTTCTGCATATCATTTTTATCAGTAATATCCAGATAAATTCCACATGCTTTCTCAATAACCTTTGAAACAAGAATAGCTTCATCCATTGTTCTACCACAAGCAACTGGTCCATGATTTTTTAGAATCACACCATTTTTTTCTCCAATTGATTCTGCAGCTGCCATTCCTAACTTCTCATGCTCTTGTGCTGGAACATATGCAAAAGTAATAGGTATACTCCCCCCTAGTAACTGAGACATTTCTTCAACCAAACAAGGTACTTCTTTTGCACTAGAAGCTGCTACTGCCATAGCTTTTGGGGTATGTGCATGAATAATAGCTTTTACATCATCACGTAGCAAATAAATCTGTCTATGTACTTCTTTTTCAGAAGTGGGATTTCTATTACCTTCTACTATATCCCCTGACATATTAATTACCACCATGTCTTCTGGTTTCATAGTATCATAATTAACTTTACTTGGAGTCAATAAAATATGATTATTCAAACGCATACTAATATTTCCCCACGTACCTAGAAAAAAGCCTATACTTTGCATTAGCTTGCAAACTGATATAATTGTGGCTCTTTCATCTTCATAAATCATATTAACATCACCACTCTTTTTTAATTAATTTTTCTCTTAATTTCCATGTCTCTTGTAGTACTTGATAAGTTCGTTTATAAAGTCCATAGTATTCCATATATTTTTTTTGATTAATGATATTAGGCTCAAAAATTTTATTAACCTCAACAGTTTCTTCTACTGCTTCCAAATAATCTTTATAAAAGCCCTGTACTATTGCATTGTTAATAATTACACCTTTTGCTCCTAATTCTTCTCCTTTCACTGTAATAATTTTCTTGCCAAGAACATCTGCAAACATTTGACACCATATATTACTCTTGGCTCCTCCGCCACATATAGTAACCTGTTCTATGTTTAAAGGCATATGTTGATAACAATCCAGCATAGCAAATGCAACACCTTCATAAGTTGCTCTTATGATATCATCTAGCGTATGTTTTACACTGATCCCTGTATAACTAGCTCGTGCCCTTGAATCAGTAAAAGGTGCTCTTTCTCCACCCGCTAACAAATAAGGATGATACATTATTCCTCTAGAACCAATAGGAACAGATTCAATTACTTTCTCCATGTAGGAATAAACATTATCTCCCGCTTCCTTTGCATCAATTATTATCTGCTTGCCAATAGTATTTAACATCCATTCCAAATTCGGTGTTCCTGCAAGAGATGCCATCAAACGCAACCATTTTCCTTCCATTACATGTGCAACCGTCATTCCAGCTTTAATATTATCTTTTAAAGGTTCATCAATGACC
The sequence above is a segment of the Vallitalea longa genome. Coding sequences within it:
- a CDS encoding sensor histidine kinase, coding for MVNKLRIGRKLLIILLLVSIIPITVLIIIFTNYSTKIIRKGLDKNIDSSISLISESTKATFEEIDKIFHDYNEDESFIKDMYYIKLLRNDRYKSLYDSYMKFQDTTYNYDYILGLGIVNGICFSDFYDATIDSVVNTNIFIDEKYYKFLRSGRFDNDYNKVYSNVFYNEEIDKHFFFVSRNIVDINNYQNDSVGNLVIAVDAERFVNIIKNTDVKNSSYNIIIDEKGFILATSHEQYIGYNIYDYGTVIKEAVENFSKENDLIPFKQLYIKYKKEKNYTIVSIQDLNYLNKDLNKLGLNGVLIALILGILSFLISYYYSGKTGEKVQAITKGMYDYYQGNEKVKIELESNDEFSEIANRFNDMVIQINNAKAKELMALSKGKEAEIKSLEAQINPHFIYNTLDAINWVAIENEDFVVSRMVNNMAAFLRYTIHDSNEVVTIRTDILYLKKYMELQQERYEHAFEYELHIDEEVLDIKIHKLILQPLIENSIEHGFPNTENDTIKIYVNRIQDDIRIRVWDNGKGLPIEKVEAINNGFETFMNDSIGINNIITRINLYYGNRASYNIKSYNMETCFEIRFPME
- a CDS encoding carbohydrate ABC transporter permease, encoding MRKFIKDGKLPYIILSIMALLFALPLLWVIFASFDVNATQAFKIPTDWTIGNYINVLQDKLNQQAFGVGLLISAIEAVLVVLIAGLAAYPLSRYELRYKKMFMYTILLMTSLPITAVMVPVYKLFLSMNLYDSIFGVIIFMTASALPFAIWLMKNFMDSVPIELEEAAWVDGANVLTSIRLVIAPLMLPGVLVVMMVAFTTAWGNFLVPYILLNTVSKYPVSVKLYQFFGQNGLVVYGELAAYSVIYATPAVILYILSQKYMSQGFIMSGAAKG
- a CDS encoding carbohydrate ABC transporter permease encodes the protein MIRESRGLGDELKKSVLLTPAVLVLILFFLIPIFLTVYYSFTNLALNGEGARNVQFIGLENYSRMMTDPNMINSIVTTLIFLVGSLIGQQILGFFIALMMKGKNSRFRSIIGPFFLAGWIMPEVVVALCSFAFFDRSGTLNAILQSINIPMVEWLYKYPLLSVIIANVWHGMAFSMINFQSALDNVPGDIEEAARVDGANYWQRLFYIIIPQIKNTIATNTMLNTLSTLGVFGLIYTMTGGGPGVATQVLPIFMYKQAFVSFQLGYGTAISMVLLVLGLIFSILYARIVED
- a CDS encoding extracellular solute-binding protein — translated: MFRRIMRFILVSTMILSLTACGGNSLDSSSKSESGGDVSSDKNDGSKEKSVITITYREDGQGEKAPNYTWIKNAYETWDMKDQVELDLAPISASEGDYFAKVALQLQSPKTAPDLLTEDSFQLSADVEAGYLTDISDYVKDFPDFQDGKFYEKIIDGYTIDGRVYAIPYSADTRGLWYNRELLDKAGYSYPWQPNSWNDILEALAAIKETSPDVFPIWMNAGVATGEGTTMQTYEMLLYGTGEKLQDEDGKYIIESQAILDTLNMLKTIFTEGYGPDLSLVLNGQTSNTLYSEYFTKGKTAISLDGNWAVGRFNEDGMNPWPGYEDKIGFAAMPTQKGQEPGFITMSGGWGWAIPENADNKDVAFQFMKHLMSYDLYLNGICTKGNITVRKDIAEDEKYANQPFYSKASSLLDGAYFRPKEAKYAQVSTAIQTMVESVVTGTSPEDAIATYGSDVIRMVGEENVVRK
- a CDS encoding class II aldolase/adducin family protein, with translation MDYKELIIESGKKMYKGGFTIETWGNISVKDPKTNLVYLTPSAMDYMDCTTDDVVVCNLNGDIVEGKRKPTIETELHLSVYRNRPEVKAVVHTHPVYSLIFSCMGEEIPLFLDEAAQTLGAPVKTANYALPGSQELADECIKALGKEANACLLQSHGAVCVGENMEAAFKVAKVLEVTAEVYQLIRSVGGKPIQLSSENIEAMKDFAKNKYGQGK
- a CDS encoding class II aldolase/adducin family protein, encoding MIYEDERATIISVCKLMQSIGFFLGTWGNISMRLNNHILLTPSKVNYDTMKPEDMVVINMSGDIVEGNRNPTSEKEVHRQIYLLRDDVKAIIHAHTPKAMAVAASSAKEVPCLVEEMSQLLGGSIPITFAYVPAQEHEKLGMAAAESIGEKNGVILKNHGPVACGRTMDEAILVSKVIEKACGIYLDITDKNDMQKISDCYIRSERHRYLYSYGKERT